The proteins below come from a single Marinobacter bohaiensis genomic window:
- a CDS encoding TRAP transporter large permease, translated as MVVLTVIVALMALIVFTRIPLGFNLMLCGIGGIAWIHPRGLPAAATVAQNEIVALAMNYQFSVLPLFLAMGVFVARAGLADDLFEAANRWLGRFRGGLGMATIASCAGFSSLSHNSAASVAIMGRLALPVMRKHGYDDSFSAGSVAAGGTLGLMIPPSGALIIYGLLTQTNLDGLFMAALVPASLQVVVYMGVIAAIAAFLPNWLPRGEKYSWGARLSSLKSVWGVLVLFMLIVLGIFFGWFTTTEAGGIGSGGALLFAILRRKMTWKIFVECLTDTAKTAGMIYFVASGAMVLNQFVNLAGIPTDVVNFIQSMHMSPIAVVFAILAFYLVLGMFLDGFAMIFLTVPVVVPVILGLGMDPIWWGVITIIVVELAMITPPVGLNCFVLKATLPEIPLTDIFRGILPFLLADGIRLVFLVLVPAAVLWLPSLM; from the coding sequence GTGGTTGTCCTGACTGTCATCGTAGCGCTGATGGCGCTGATCGTGTTCACCCGAATCCCGCTCGGGTTCAATCTCATGCTGTGCGGCATCGGCGGCATCGCCTGGATCCACCCTCGCGGACTGCCGGCTGCGGCCACTGTCGCCCAGAACGAAATCGTGGCACTGGCCATGAATTACCAGTTCTCGGTGCTGCCGCTGTTCCTGGCGATGGGCGTATTCGTGGCCCGCGCCGGCCTCGCCGATGACCTGTTCGAGGCCGCCAATCGCTGGCTCGGCCGTTTCCGTGGCGGTCTGGGTATGGCCACCATCGCCTCCTGCGCGGGCTTCTCGTCCCTGTCCCACAATTCCGCCGCATCGGTCGCCATCATGGGGCGCCTGGCCCTGCCGGTGATGCGCAAGCACGGCTATGACGACAGTTTCAGCGCCGGCTCCGTGGCCGCCGGCGGCACCCTGGGCCTGATGATTCCCCCAAGTGGCGCGCTCATCATCTATGGCCTCCTCACCCAGACCAACCTTGACGGCCTGTTCATGGCGGCGCTGGTGCCCGCCTCACTGCAAGTGGTGGTGTACATGGGCGTGATCGCGGCGATAGCGGCTTTCCTGCCCAACTGGCTGCCGCGCGGTGAAAAATACAGCTGGGGTGCGCGCCTGTCGTCGCTCAAGTCGGTCTGGGGCGTGCTGGTCCTGTTCATGCTGATCGTGCTGGGCATCTTCTTCGGCTGGTTCACCACCACCGAAGCTGGCGGCATCGGCTCCGGCGGAGCGCTACTGTTCGCCATCCTGCGCCGCAAGATGACCTGGAAGATTTTCGTCGAGTGTCTCACCGACACCGCCAAGACCGCTGGCATGATCTATTTCGTGGCCTCCGGCGCCATGGTGCTCAACCAGTTCGTGAACCTGGCCGGTATTCCCACCGACGTGGTCAACTTCATCCAGTCGATGCACATGAGCCCGATTGCCGTGGTGTTCGCGATCCTCGCGTTCTATCTGGTGCTGGGTATGTTCCTTGACGGGTTCGCCATGATCTTCCTGACAGTGCCCGTGGTGGTGCCGGTCATCCTCGGCCTGGGCATGGACCCCATCTGGTGGGGCGTCATCACCATCATCGTCGTCGAACTGGCGATGATTACCCCACCGGTTGGCCTGAATTGCTTCGTCCTTAAAGCCACGTTGCCGGAGATCCCCCTCACCGATATTTTCCGCGGCATCCTGCCGTTCCTGCTGGCCGACGGTATCCGCCTGGTGTTCCTGGTGCTGGTGCCAGCGGCCGTGCTCTGGCTGCCGTCGTTGATGTAG
- a CDS encoding TRAP transporter small permease has translation MTPLRSFSAAVDRLDSGLFRLAQVIACVSVFAMIVVTFVDVAGRHFATPLPGAAEFISTLLGIAFFAGMSLVVRNNSHIVAGLAVTRYPARLRVVERVFTAAVSFLSMVGITWLMFVKAQKLLDAQMLTKFLEVQLGYSVYAFAVLALIATVIGFFRLLRVGIHDDDT, from the coding sequence ATGACCCCGTTGCGCTCCTTCTCTGCCGCTGTCGACCGCCTCGACAGCGGCCTTTTTCGGCTGGCGCAGGTGATCGCCTGCGTCTCGGTGTTCGCGATGATCGTGGTCACCTTCGTCGACGTAGCCGGCCGTCACTTTGCGACGCCACTGCCCGGCGCCGCGGAGTTCATCTCCACCCTGCTCGGCATCGCCTTCTTCGCCGGCATGTCGCTGGTGGTTCGAAACAACAGTCACATCGTCGCCGGCCTGGCGGTGACGCGCTATCCCGCCCGCCTCCGGGTCGTCGAACGGGTGTTTACCGCCGCCGTGTCGTTCCTGTCGATGGTCGGCATCACCTGGCTGATGTTCGTCAAGGCCCAGAAGCTGCTGGATGCCCAAATGCTGACCAAGTTCCTGGAAGTCCAGTTGGGGTATTCCGTCTACGCGTTCGCGGTGCTGGCGCTGATCGCCACCGTAATCGGTTTCTTCCGGCTGCTTCGGGTCGGCATCCATGACGACGACACCTGA
- the dctP gene encoding TRAP transporter substrate-binding protein DctP: MLRLTCTAILGLSLLAGVSSAQAADDPVKLIYNTYLPKHDPMRRTSIDDFSRRIEKESGGSIEITIPGSSLTKPDGQLSAVKDRIIDMAMISVYASRAQTGLPLLGDMPFNSLSGESASVAIWETQQKYFDKVNEFNDVKLLSMHVLPGVNFVGREQPIRSMADFDGKKIWATAGKQTDALETVGAVPVHSYFPQLFEYVSKGTVDGAMIGTGTILAASLGDHVKAMTRFPGGMGSATWAVVMNQDAWNELNAEQQAAVLRAADGLPRRTGIAMDERKDRALKELNLDIVDADPAFVDKLRHALAPMKQAWIADAQKRHLDDAANAFEFYRSRMEDIYAGQLKAANTTAQATMDEAE; this comes from the coding sequence ATGCTGCGACTTACCTGCACTGCCATACTTGGCCTGTCCCTGCTGGCCGGCGTCTCGAGCGCCCAGGCGGCGGACGACCCGGTCAAGCTCATCTACAACACCTACCTGCCCAAACACGACCCCATGCGTCGCACGTCGATCGACGACTTCAGCCGGCGTATCGAGAAAGAATCCGGTGGAAGCATCGAAATCACCATACCCGGTTCCTCTCTCACCAAACCAGACGGCCAGTTGAGTGCGGTCAAGGACCGCATCATCGACATGGCCATGATTTCGGTCTACGCCAGCCGCGCCCAAACCGGCCTGCCACTGCTTGGGGACATGCCGTTCAATTCGCTGTCGGGTGAATCCGCCTCCGTGGCGATCTGGGAAACCCAGCAGAAGTATTTCGATAAGGTCAACGAATTCAACGACGTCAAACTGCTTTCCATGCACGTGCTGCCGGGGGTCAATTTCGTGGGCCGGGAGCAGCCGATCCGCAGCATGGCCGACTTCGACGGCAAAAAAATATGGGCCACCGCCGGCAAGCAGACCGATGCACTGGAAACCGTCGGCGCCGTCCCCGTGCACTCCTACTTCCCGCAACTGTTCGAATACGTCTCCAAGGGCACGGTCGACGGCGCGATGATCGGTACCGGCACCATCCTCGCCGCCAGTCTGGGCGATCACGTCAAGGCCATGACCCGCTTCCCGGGCGGCATGGGCTCCGCCACCTGGGCTGTGGTGATGAACCAGGACGCCTGGAACGAACTCAACGCTGAGCAGCAGGCCGCCGTGCTGCGCGCCGCGGACGGACTGCCGCGCCGTACCGGCATCGCCATGGACGAACGCAAGGACAGAGCGCTCAAGGAACTGAACCTGGATATCGTGGATGCCGATCCCGCCTTCGTCGACAAGCTCCGGCACGCACTGGCGCCGATGAAGCAGGCATGGATCGCTGATGCCCAGAAACGCCACCTGGACGATGCCGCCAACGCCTTCGAGTTTTACCGCTCGCGCATGGAGGACATCTACGCCGGCCAACTCAAGGCGGCGAATACCACCGCACAGGCAACCATGGACGAAGCCGAATAA
- a CDS encoding outer membrane beta-barrel protein yields MTRSLPSFLAVPLTALVFLMMSAAAHAGSDSGVYVGASVGQAQVDFDDELPDVGEVDFDDDDTAYKIFAGYNFGLIPLVDLAVEGAYVDFGKFKGDIGSISDRDLDVDGWTAAGLAGVNLGPIGVFGKVGAINWDSDFDGLGDEDGTDPFYGVGARFSLFSFQVRAEYERYDLDDFDIDYFSVGAAFTF; encoded by the coding sequence ATGACACGTTCTCTCCCTTCTTTCCTTGCAGTTCCCCTTACGGCCCTGGTGTTCCTGATGATGTCGGCCGCCGCCCATGCGGGCAGCGATAGCGGTGTCTACGTCGGTGCGTCCGTGGGCCAGGCCCAGGTGGATTTCGACGATGAGTTGCCGGATGTCGGTGAAGTGGATTTTGACGACGACGATACCGCCTATAAGATCTTTGCCGGCTACAACTTCGGCCTGATTCCGCTCGTGGACCTGGCTGTGGAGGGCGCCTACGTCGATTTCGGCAAGTTCAAGGGCGACATCGGCAGCATCAGTGACCGGGACCTGGATGTCGACGGCTGGACGGCCGCCGGGCTCGCCGGTGTGAACCTCGGCCCCATCGGAGTGTTCGGCAAGGTGGGTGCCATCAACTGGGACAGCGATTTCGACGGTCTCGGTGACGAAGACGGTACCGATCCGTTCTACGGCGTGGGTGCGCGCTTCAGCCTGTTCTCGTTCCAGGTACGGGCCGAGTACGAGCGCTACGACCTGGACGATTTCGACATCGACTACTTCTCCGTAGGCGCGGCTTTCACCTTCTGA
- a CDS encoding ribokinase, giving the protein MTIYNLGSINLDHVYRVDHFVRPGETLASSDYHTVLGGKGANQSIALARAGAHVQHIGAIGQADTWVLDQLAEAGVDTVSITPLDGASGHAIIQLTDDAENAILFYPGTNHNVTRQQIERALAPAGPDDWLLLQNETSGLADAMAQAARQGIRVAFNPAPMTRDSVIPLLAGVDLLIVNEVEAMDLAGVDSVTEAEASLHRDYPGLALILTLGREGVVYIGPEGRSRVAAFAVDAVDTTAAGDTFIGYCLAALAGGEQPETALRLGSAAAALCVTRVGASASIPERAAVLDFLRN; this is encoded by the coding sequence ATGACCATCTACAACCTGGGCTCGATCAACCTCGACCATGTCTACCGCGTGGATCATTTCGTGCGACCCGGCGAAACCCTGGCGTCCAGCGATTACCACACGGTGCTTGGCGGCAAGGGGGCCAACCAGTCCATCGCCCTGGCCCGCGCCGGTGCCCATGTGCAGCATATCGGCGCCATCGGGCAGGCGGACACCTGGGTGCTCGACCAACTGGCCGAGGCCGGCGTCGACACCGTTTCCATCACTCCGCTGGACGGGGCCAGCGGCCACGCCATCATCCAACTGACCGACGATGCAGAAAACGCCATCCTGTTCTATCCCGGTACCAACCACAACGTGACCCGGCAGCAGATTGAGCGGGCACTGGCACCCGCTGGCCCGGACGACTGGCTGTTGCTGCAAAACGAAACCAGCGGTCTGGCCGACGCCATGGCGCAGGCCGCCCGCCAGGGCATCCGCGTGGCCTTCAATCCGGCGCCCATGACCCGCGATTCGGTCATTCCCCTGCTCGCCGGGGTGGACCTGCTGATCGTCAACGAAGTCGAAGCCATGGATCTGGCTGGCGTGGACAGCGTCACCGAGGCCGAAGCCTCTCTGCACCGGGATTATCCGGGTCTGGCGCTGATCCTGACTCTGGGGCGTGAAGGCGTGGTCTATATCGGCCCGGAAGGGCGCTCCCGGGTGGCCGCTTTTGCGGTGGACGCCGTGGACACCACCGCCGCGGGGGATACGTTCATCGGCTATTGCCTGGCGGCCCTGGCTGGCGGCGAGCAGCCCGAGACAGCCCTGCGCCTGGGCAGTGCCGCAGCGGCGCTGTGCGTTACCCGGGTCGGCGCCTCCGCATCGATCCCCGAACGCGCGGCCGTGTTGGACTTCCTAAGGAACTAA
- the efpL gene encoding elongation factor P-like protein EfpL, producing the protein MPRASEIKKNSAVEYEGNVYFVKDIERSVPQGRAGGSLYRMRMYDVVTGNKIDQTFKDSDMLNLADLVRRPATFSYTDGDEYVFMDSEDFTQYSLMGEAIADELLFINEDTQGVMVILVSDAPVSLALPPTVDLTIEETDPSVKGGSATARTKPARLTTGLVVQVPEHISSGDRIKINVEERKFLGRA; encoded by the coding sequence ATGCCCAGAGCCAGCGAAATCAAGAAGAACTCCGCCGTCGAATACGAAGGTAACGTCTACTTCGTCAAGGACATCGAGCGTTCCGTGCCCCAGGGCCGGGCCGGCGGCAGTCTGTACCGGATGCGCATGTACGATGTGGTCACCGGTAACAAGATCGACCAGACCTTCAAGGATTCCGACATGCTGAACCTGGCGGACCTGGTGCGTCGTCCCGCGACTTTCTCGTACACGGATGGCGACGAGTACGTTTTCATGGACAGCGAGGACTTCACCCAGTACAGCCTGATGGGGGAGGCGATTGCCGACGAGCTGCTGTTCATCAACGAGGACACCCAGGGGGTGATGGTGATTCTGGTCAGCGACGCGCCGGTGTCCCTGGCCCTGCCGCCGACCGTGGACCTGACCATCGAGGAAACCGATCCTTCCGTCAAGGGTGGCTCGGCCACCGCGCGCACCAAGCCGGCGCGGTTGACCACCGGGCTGGTGGTGCAGGTGCCGGAGCACATCTCCTCCGGCGACCGTATCAAGATCAACGTGGAGGAGCGCAAGTTCCTCGGACGCGCCTGA
- a CDS encoding helix-turn-helix transcriptional regulator yields MSRPSPQNPHLLNTEDLEHNARHLNRYRLRECPAPASAGHSMLRGTLLTEKLASGLSFHIVNARAERDIGFDAELSASLKISLFLEGQTRFQFGNRHMALHESAAQAQVMTLSHAESCSMKTAEGEQRTALYVAVEPEWFEQQALDSKPLKRRMQQHLSVAPWSLPPSLWMQARHLIEHPDPGRIGQLAREGFALSLMTAWLETLPADSAAASRLTGRQARQFLELLESDTVLAMTQSQIGNQLGMSPATLQRYARDCLGMGVGRFLRQRRLQNAYRALQQDGASITEASALAGYGHPNNFTAAFRRQFGISPSQAGRA; encoded by the coding sequence ATGAGCCGCCCTTCCCCGCAAAACCCGCATCTGTTGAATACGGAAGACCTGGAGCACAACGCCAGGCACCTGAACCGCTACCGCCTGCGTGAATGCCCGGCGCCGGCCAGTGCGGGGCACTCGATGCTGCGGGGCACCCTGCTGACCGAGAAGCTGGCCTCGGGGCTGTCTTTCCATATCGTCAACGCCCGGGCGGAGCGGGACATCGGCTTCGACGCGGAGTTGTCCGCCAGCCTCAAGATCTCCCTGTTCCTGGAAGGCCAGACCCGATTCCAGTTCGGCAACCGCCACATGGCGTTGCACGAATCGGCGGCGCAGGCCCAGGTGATGACACTGAGCCATGCCGAAAGCTGCAGTATGAAAACCGCGGAAGGGGAACAGCGCACGGCGCTTTACGTTGCCGTGGAACCGGAGTGGTTTGAACAGCAGGCGCTGGATTCGAAGCCGCTCAAGAGGCGAATGCAGCAGCACCTGTCGGTGGCGCCCTGGTCGCTGCCGCCGTCCCTGTGGATGCAGGCCCGGCACCTGATCGAACACCCGGACCCGGGCCGCATCGGTCAGCTGGCGCGGGAGGGGTTCGCCCTGTCGCTGATGACAGCCTGGCTGGAAACGCTGCCGGCAGACAGCGCTGCCGCGTCCCGGTTAACCGGACGCCAGGCCCGACAGTTCCTCGAGCTGCTGGAGAGCGACACGGTGCTCGCCATGACCCAGAGTCAGATCGGCAACCAACTCGGAATGAGCCCCGCCACGCTCCAGCGTTACGCCCGGGACTGCCTCGGCATGGGCGTGGGCCGCTTCCTGCGGCAACGGCGGCTGCAAAACGCCTATCGGGCGCTGCAACAGGACGGCGCCAGCATCACCGAAGCCTCGGCGTTGGCCGGCTACGGCCACCCGAACAACTTCACCGCGGCCTTCCGGCGCCAGTTCGGTATCAGTCCGTCCCAGGCCGGCCGCGCCTGA